One Actinosynnema pretiosum DNA segment encodes these proteins:
- a CDS encoding nitroreductase/quinone reductase family protein gives MSDAFKQFNQQVIDEFRANAGRVGGMFEGGRLLLLTTTGARTGAKHTNPVGYLPDVERVLVIASAGGAPKHPDWYLNLVANPRVTVEDGTFTYEADAEVLRGEERERMFARAVEADPGWGAYQEKTTRVLPVVALNPVPGPPTPNEKSMGGALLAVHDAFRRELSLVRKEIRASGGTLGAQLRVNCLTVCAGLRNHHTGEDLMLFPHLRHRYPELEPVLDRLAREHEAIAALLARLREVLAGGGKGVADEVDRLAEELEAHLRYEEENLIPLLG, from the coding sequence ATGAGCGATGCCTTCAAGCAGTTCAACCAGCAGGTGATCGACGAGTTCCGGGCCAACGCCGGGCGCGTCGGCGGCATGTTCGAGGGCGGCAGGCTGCTGCTGCTCACCACCACCGGCGCGCGCACCGGCGCCAAGCACACCAATCCCGTGGGCTACCTTCCGGACGTGGAGCGGGTGCTGGTGATCGCGTCGGCGGGCGGGGCGCCCAAGCACCCCGACTGGTACCTGAACCTGGTGGCCAACCCCAGGGTGACCGTGGAGGACGGGACCTTCACCTACGAGGCGGACGCGGAGGTGCTGCGCGGCGAGGAGCGGGAGCGGATGTTCGCGCGGGCCGTGGAGGCCGATCCGGGGTGGGGCGCGTACCAGGAGAAGACGACGCGGGTGCTGCCGGTGGTGGCGCTCAACCCGGTGCCGGGGCCGCCGACGCCGAACGAGAAGTCGATGGGTGGCGCGCTGCTGGCCGTGCACGACGCGTTCCGGCGCGAGTTGTCGTTGGTGCGCAAGGAGATCCGGGCTTCGGGTGGGACGCTCGGCGCGCAGTTGCGGGTGAACTGCCTGACCGTGTGCGCGGGGTTGCGCAACCACCACACCGGTGAGGACCTGATGCTGTTCCCGCACCTGCGGCACCGGTACCCGGAGCTGGAGCCGGTGCTGGACCGGTTGGCGCGCGAGCACGAGGCGATCGCGGCGCTGCTGGCGCGGTTGCGCGAGGTGCTCGCGGGCGGCGGCAAGGGGGTGGCGGACGAGGTGGACCGGCTCGCGGAGGAGCTGGAGGCGCACCTGCGGTACGAGGAGGAGAACCTGATCCCGTTGCTGGGGTGA
- a CDS encoding MerR family transcriptional regulator, translated as MTEALIRIGELAAKAGVSPRTVDHYTNLGLLAPAGRSGGNYRLYREQDADVIALVRELEAGGLPLEEIAKAMTSGEADVTGALERIGADLDLLKGAADAAAPELQGLLAVIAGRVQSLITIALQIPPDLLLP; from the coding sequence GTGACCGAGGCGTTGATCAGGATCGGCGAGCTGGCGGCGAAGGCCGGCGTGAGTCCCCGGACCGTCGACCACTACACGAACCTGGGGCTGCTGGCGCCCGCCGGGCGGTCCGGGGGGAACTACCGGCTGTACCGGGAGCAGGACGCGGACGTGATCGCGCTGGTGAGGGAGCTGGAGGCGGGCGGGCTGCCGCTGGAGGAGATCGCGAAGGCGATGACCTCCGGGGAGGCGGACGTGACGGGGGCGCTGGAGCGGATCGGGGCGGACCTGGACCTGCTGAAGGGGGCGGCGGACGCTGCGGCGCCGGAGTTGCAGGGATTGCTGGCGGTGATCGCGGGGCGGGTGCAGTCGCTGATCACGATCGCGCTCCAGATCCCGCCGGATCTGCTGTTGCCGTGA
- a CDS encoding sporulation protein, translating to MFKRMLSAFGVGGPSVDTVLDSPHAAPGQLISGQVRIQGGSSEAVIDQVVLSLVTRVEVERHDDEYSGVAEFLRVAVAHNVRVAANQPLSVPFQIPVPWETPITAVGGAPLPGVSVGVRTELVIAGAPDKGDLDPVLISPLPSQDRVLQAFGQLGFQFRKADVEAGRIHGVNQELGFYQELEFFPPQQFAGRVNEVELTFVANPHELVVVLEADKRGGVFSSGGDAFGRFHVSHNDAMHTDWASAIGQWLTQVVERGGHGAFGGQPGYGANPAFGGNPAFGGQPGYGQPAYGQPGGYGQPGYGQPGAYGQPGYGGQPAYGYDQHHHQERRGPGMGAVVGGVAAGVVGGMILNEVIDEVGDSFEDEGEDFAGGFDEE from the coding sequence ATGTTCAAGCGGATGCTGAGCGCCTTCGGCGTCGGCGGCCCGTCGGTCGACACCGTGCTGGACTCCCCGCACGCCGCGCCCGGCCAGCTGATCAGCGGCCAGGTGCGCATCCAGGGCGGCAGCTCCGAGGCGGTCATCGACCAGGTCGTGCTGTCCCTGGTGACCCGCGTCGAGGTCGAGCGGCACGACGACGAGTACTCGGGCGTCGCCGAGTTCCTGCGGGTCGCGGTCGCCCACAACGTGCGCGTCGCCGCGAACCAGCCGCTCTCCGTGCCGTTCCAGATCCCGGTGCCGTGGGAGACCCCGATCACCGCCGTCGGCGGCGCGCCGCTGCCCGGCGTGTCCGTGGGCGTGCGCACCGAACTGGTCATCGCGGGCGCCCCCGACAAGGGCGACCTCGACCCGGTGCTGATCTCCCCGCTGCCCTCGCAGGACCGCGTGCTCCAGGCGTTCGGGCAGCTCGGCTTCCAGTTCCGCAAGGCGGACGTCGAGGCGGGCCGCATCCACGGCGTCAACCAGGAGCTCGGCTTCTACCAGGAGCTGGAGTTCTTCCCGCCGCAGCAGTTCGCGGGCCGGGTCAACGAGGTCGAGCTGACCTTCGTCGCCAACCCGCACGAGCTCGTCGTGGTCCTGGAGGCCGACAAGCGCGGCGGCGTGTTCAGCTCCGGCGGCGACGCGTTCGGGCGCTTCCACGTGTCGCACAACGACGCCATGCACACCGACTGGGCGTCCGCCATCGGGCAGTGGCTCACCCAGGTGGTCGAGCGCGGTGGTCACGGCGCGTTCGGCGGTCAGCCCGGTTACGGCGCGAACCCGGCGTTCGGCGGCAACCCCGCGTTCGGCGGCCAGCCCGGCTACGGGCAGCCCGCGTACGGCCAGCCCGGCGGTTACGGGCAGCCCGGCTACGGCCAGCCCGGCGCCTACGGCCAGCCCGGCTACGGCGGCCAGCCCGCCTACGGCTACGACCAGCACCACCACCAGGAGCGCCGCGGCCCCGGCATGGGCGCGGTCGTCGGCGGCGTCGCGGCGGGCGTCGTCGGCGGCATGATCCTCAACGAGGTCATCGACGAGGTCGGCGACTCGTTCGAGGACGAGGGCGAGGACTTCGCGGGCGGCTTCGACGAGGAGTGA
- a CDS encoding serine/threonine-protein kinase: MRSTVEDRTIADRYRLTERIGAGGMGVVWRAQDQRLHRVVAVKELRPGIAFDEAYTERAIREGRIAARLQHPNVIALYDVVEHDDRPWLIMEYLPSKSLAALLSERGRLPADETVRLGIQLASGLVAAHHAGVVHRDVKPGNVLVTEFGTVKITDFGTSRAADEVTMTASGLLIGTPAYLSPEVARGGRAEFPADVYGLGATLYAAVEGGPPFGTDANTIAMLHRVAEGKYAQPEHAGPLAPVLNRLLDVDPATRPTMTEAVRLLREVRPDSSPTAVVAAPAGTTVIAEPAAEALPAEAAAGAAAGAAAVAAAADIAQSTPQPTKVDDLAAAAPAEPERAAEPEQRHPPTVVDEPATALTPAPPTPYVPPRPQYRTQPDQPEEEGGGRKVLPIVALALATLVIATLVTYLVNQSGQDDQAVTPPPQTTVTTEVTGGEQPGGQDTGAGGQKPTSDTPTPSSAPSSPAPSTQTSTQEQPPPPQSVPVEQGLRDYYSLLPGNTEAGYARLTDNFKAGRAGTYQGYAGFWQTISSVSLSDVQVVGPNQVRATVVYNGGSRETNTFTLVQSNGQWLIDGQS, from the coding sequence GGTTGCACCGCGTAGTCGCCGTCAAGGAACTGCGCCCCGGAATCGCGTTCGACGAGGCCTACACCGAGCGGGCGATCCGCGAGGGCCGGATCGCCGCACGGCTCCAGCACCCGAACGTGATCGCCCTCTACGACGTGGTCGAGCACGACGACCGGCCGTGGCTGATCATGGAGTACCTGCCGTCCAAGAGCCTGGCGGCGCTGCTGTCCGAGCGCGGCAGGCTGCCCGCCGACGAGACCGTGCGGCTGGGCATCCAGCTCGCGTCCGGGCTCGTCGCCGCCCACCACGCGGGCGTGGTGCACCGGGACGTGAAGCCGGGCAACGTGCTGGTGACCGAGTTCGGCACGGTCAAGATCACCGACTTCGGCACCTCGCGCGCCGCCGACGAGGTCACGATGACCGCGTCCGGACTGCTGATCGGCACGCCCGCGTACCTCTCGCCCGAGGTGGCGCGCGGCGGGCGGGCCGAGTTCCCGGCGGACGTGTACGGGCTGGGGGCGACGCTGTACGCGGCCGTCGAGGGCGGGCCGCCGTTCGGCACGGACGCCAACACGATCGCGATGCTGCACCGGGTCGCTGAGGGCAAGTACGCGCAGCCCGAGCACGCCGGGCCGCTCGCGCCGGTGCTGAACCGGCTGCTGGACGTGGACCCGGCGACCCGGCCGACGATGACCGAGGCGGTGCGGCTGCTGCGCGAGGTGCGGCCGGACTCCTCGCCGACGGCGGTCGTCGCCGCGCCCGCCGGGACGACGGTGATCGCCGAGCCCGCCGCGGAGGCGCTGCCCGCCGAGGCCGCCGCGGGCGCGGCGGCGGGGGCGGCCGCGGTCGCAGCCGCCGCCGACATCGCCCAGTCCACCCCGCAGCCGACCAAGGTCGACGACCTGGCGGCGGCGGCCCCCGCGGAGCCGGAGCGGGCGGCGGAGCCGGAGCAGCGCCACCCCCCGACCGTCGTGGACGAGCCCGCGACGGCGCTCACCCCGGCGCCGCCCACCCCGTACGTGCCGCCGCGCCCCCAGTACCGGACCCAGCCGGACCAGCCGGAGGAGGAGGGCGGCGGGCGCAAGGTGCTGCCGATCGTGGCGCTCGCGCTGGCCACGCTGGTCATCGCCACCCTGGTCACCTACCTGGTGAACCAGTCCGGCCAGGACGACCAGGCGGTCACCCCGCCCCCGCAGACCACGGTCACCACCGAGGTGACCGGCGGCGAGCAGCCCGGCGGCCAGGACACCGGCGCGGGCGGGCAGAAGCCGACCAGCGACACCCCGACCCCCTCGTCCGCCCCGAGTTCGCCCGCGCCGTCGACGCAGACGAGCACCCAGGAGCAACCGCCCCCGCCGCAGAGCGTGCCGGTGGAGCAGGGGCTGCGGGACTACTACTCGCTGCTGCCGGGCAACACCGAGGCCGGGTACGCGAGGCTGACGGACAACTTCAAGGCGGGCCGCGCGGGCACCTACCAGGGGTACGCCGGGTTCTGGCAGACGATCAGCTCGGTGTCGCTGAGCGACGTGCAGGTCGTCGGCCCGAACCAGGTGCGCGCGACCGTGGTCTACAACGGCGGTTCGCGCGAGACGAACACCTTCACCCTGGTCCAGTCGAACGGGCAGTGGCTGATCGACGGCCAGTCGTAG